A stretch of the Paenibacillus dendritiformis genome encodes the following:
- the uvrA gene encoding excinuclease ABC subunit UvrA, with product MASEHIVIKGARAHNLKNIDVTIPRDKFVVLTGLSGSGKSSLAFDTIYAEGQRRYVESLSAYARQFLGQMEKPDVDSIDGLSPAISIDQKTTSRNPRSTVGTVTEIYDYLRLLYARIGRPHCPVHGIEITSQTVEQMVDRIMAYPERTRLQILAPVISGRKGEHKGVFADIQKQGFVRVRVDGEIRDVSETIELEKNRKHNIEVVVDRIVVKDDVQARLADSIETALHMSGGRIIVDVIGQEELVFSSNLACPECGFSIDDLSPRMFSFNSPFGACPDCDGLGIKMIVDPELLVPDSSKTIEDGAFEAWAGSTSNYYPQFLQAVCEHYGIPTDVPVSQLEPEQMTKLLHGTEGEKVRFRYENDFGHKKEAQVAFEGIIHNLERRYRETASEGIREYIEGFMSAKPCGTCKGHRLRKESLAVTINDQNMAYVTALSIGEAQRFFSSLELTEKEQLIAHLILKEINARLGFLVNVGLDYLTLSRAAGTLSGGEAQRIRLATQIGSSLMGVLYILDEPSIGLHQRDNDRLIQTLEHMRDLGNTLIVVEHDEDTMLAADHIIDIGPGAGIHGGQVIAEGTPEEIMKDKHSLTGQYLSGRKFIPVPAKRRAPDGRWIEIIGAKENNLRSVNVKFPLGVFTAVTGVSGSGKSTLVNEILYKTLARDLNRAKVRPGQYKEIRGLEHIDKVVDIDQSPIGRTPRSNPATYTGVFDDIRDLFSTTNEAKIRGYKKGRFSFNVKGGRCEACRGDGIIKIEMHFLPDVYVPCEVCKGKRYNRETLEVKYKGKSIADVLELTIEDAAEFFQNVPRIHRKIQTLLDVGLGYMKLGQPATTLSGGEAQRVKLAAELHRRSTGKTFYILDEPTTGLHVADIDRLLQVLHRLVDSSETVLVIEHNLDVIKTADYLVDLGPEGGSGGGTIVATGTPEQVVKVSGSYTGRYLKPILERDRERTAQLETACSVVREA from the coding sequence TTGGCGAGTGAACATATCGTGATCAAAGGGGCGAGGGCCCACAACCTGAAAAATATTGATGTAACGATTCCGCGCGACAAGTTCGTCGTGCTCACCGGATTGAGCGGCTCGGGCAAATCCTCGCTGGCGTTCGATACGATTTATGCCGAAGGCCAGCGCCGCTATGTGGAGTCGCTCTCCGCTTATGCGCGCCAGTTCCTCGGGCAGATGGAGAAGCCGGACGTTGATTCGATAGACGGCCTGTCCCCCGCCATCTCCATCGACCAGAAGACGACCAGCCGCAACCCGCGTTCCACCGTCGGAACGGTAACGGAGATTTACGACTATTTGCGGCTGCTGTACGCGCGGATCGGGCGGCCCCACTGTCCGGTGCATGGGATCGAGATTACGTCGCAGACGGTCGAGCAGATGGTGGACCGCATTATGGCGTATCCGGAGCGGACCCGGCTGCAGATTCTGGCTCCGGTCATCTCCGGGCGCAAAGGCGAGCACAAAGGCGTCTTCGCCGACATCCAGAAGCAGGGCTTCGTGCGGGTGCGCGTCGACGGCGAGATTCGCGACGTGTCGGAGACGATCGAGCTGGAGAAGAACCGGAAGCATAATATTGAAGTGGTCGTTGACCGGATTGTCGTGAAGGACGATGTCCAGGCGCGGCTGGCCGATTCGATCGAGACGGCGCTCCACATGTCGGGCGGACGGATTATCGTCGATGTCATCGGCCAAGAAGAGCTGGTCTTCAGCTCGAATCTGGCTTGTCCGGAGTGCGGGTTCAGCATCGACGATCTGTCGCCGCGGATGTTCTCCTTCAACAGCCCGTTCGGCGCCTGCCCGGATTGCGACGGTCTCGGCATCAAAATGATCGTCGATCCGGAGCTGCTCGTTCCGGACTCGTCCAAGACGATCGAGGATGGGGCGTTCGAGGCATGGGCAGGCAGCACGTCGAACTATTATCCGCAGTTCCTGCAAGCGGTATGCGAGCATTACGGCATACCGACGGATGTGCCCGTGTCGCAGCTGGAGCCGGAGCAGATGACGAAGCTGCTGCATGGCACAGAGGGAGAGAAGGTGCGCTTCCGCTATGAGAACGACTTCGGTCACAAGAAAGAGGCGCAGGTGGCGTTCGAAGGAATTATTCATAACCTGGAACGCCGCTACCGCGAGACGGCATCGGAAGGCATCCGCGAGTATATTGAAGGCTTCATGAGCGCCAAGCCATGCGGCACCTGCAAAGGGCACCGCTTGCGCAAGGAAAGTCTCGCCGTGACCATCAATGATCAAAACATGGCGTATGTCACGGCGCTGTCTATCGGGGAGGCGCAGCGTTTCTTCTCGAGTCTGGAGCTGACGGAGAAGGAGCAGCTGATCGCTCATCTCATCCTGAAGGAGATTAACGCCCGGCTTGGCTTCCTGGTGAACGTAGGTCTGGATTACTTGACGCTGAGCCGCGCGGCGGGAACGTTGTCCGGCGGGGAAGCGCAGCGCATCCGGCTCGCGACTCAGATTGGCTCCAGCCTGATGGGCGTGCTGTATATTTTGGACGAGCCGAGCATCGGGTTGCATCAACGCGACAACGATCGCTTGATTCAGACGCTGGAGCATATGCGCGATCTCGGCAACACGCTTATCGTCGTTGAGCATGACGAAGATACGATGCTAGCCGCGGACCATATTATCGATATCGGTCCGGGCGCGGGAATTCACGGCGGTCAGGTTATCGCCGAAGGGACGCCTGAAGAGATCATGAAGGACAAGCATTCGCTTACCGGCCAATATTTGAGCGGGCGCAAGTTTATTCCGGTACCGGCGAAGCGCCGCGCCCCAGACGGGCGTTGGATCGAAATTATCGGAGCCAAGGAGAACAATCTGCGCAGCGTGAACGTGAAGTTCCCGCTCGGCGTATTCACGGCGGTGACCGGCGTATCCGGCTCCGGCAAATCGACGCTGGTGAACGAGATTCTGTATAAGACATTGGCAAGAGATTTGAACCGGGCGAAGGTGCGTCCGGGACAGTACAAGGAGATTCGCGGCCTCGAGCATATCGACAAGGTCGTCGATATCGACCAGTCGCCGATCGGACGAACGCCGCGATCTAACCCGGCTACGTATACCGGCGTGTTCGACGATATCCGCGATCTGTTCTCGACGACGAATGAAGCGAAGATTCGCGGCTACAAGAAGGGACGCTTCAGCTTCAACGTGAAGGGCGGCCGCTGCGAGGCTTGCCGGGGCGACGGTATTATCAAGATTGAGATGCACTTCCTGCCGGATGTATACGTTCCTTGCGAAGTGTGCAAGGGCAAACGCTACAACCGGGAGACGCTGGAAGTGAAGTATAAAGGCAAGAGCATCGCCGATGTGCTGGAGCTGACGATCGAGGATGCGGCAGAGTTTTTCCAGAACGTGCCGCGCATTCACCGCAAAATCCAGACGCTGCTCGATGTCGGGCTCGGCTACATGAAGCTGGGCCAGCCGGCGACGACACTGTCTGGGGGCGAAGCCCAGCGGGTGAAGCTCGCGGCGGAACTGCATCGCCGCAGCACAGGCAAGACATTTTACATTCTCGACGAGCCGACGACCGGTCTGCATGTCGCGGATATCGACCGCCTGCTGCAGGTGCTGCATCGCCTCGTTGATTCCAGCGAGACGGTTCTCGTCATCGAGCATAACCTGGACGTAATCAAGACCGCCGATTACTTGGTCGACCTTGGCCCGGAAGGCGGCAGCGGCGGCGGCACGATTGTGGCGACCGGCACGCCGGAGCAGGTCGTGAAGGTGTCTGGCTCCTACACGGGCCGCTACTTGAAGCCGATTCTGGAACGGGATCGGGAGCGGACCGCCCAGCTGGAGACGGCCTGCAGCGTAGTGCGGGAGGCCTAG